The following are encoded together in the Streptomyces sp. NBC_01465 genome:
- a CDS encoding DUF350 domain-containing protein, with protein MNDIVNGLGRAAAYGALGVVLLILGIFLVDALTPGKLGRQIWEERNRNAALLLSSALLSIGGIVFTSIWTTYDDFGKGLASTTAFGLLGLVMMALAFFVVDLVTPGKLGATLVDPEPHPAVWVTASCNLAVAAVISASIA; from the coding sequence ATGAACGACATCGTCAACGGACTTGGCCGCGCCGCCGCCTACGGAGCCCTGGGCGTCGTGCTGTTGATCCTCGGCATCTTCCTGGTGGATGCCCTCACACCGGGCAAGCTCGGCCGTCAGATCTGGGAGGAACGCAACCGCAACGCGGCGCTGCTGCTGAGCTCCGCGCTGCTCTCCATAGGCGGGATCGTCTTCACGTCGATCTGGACGACGTACGACGACTTCGGCAAGGGCCTCGCCTCGACGACGGCGTTCGGGCTGCTGGGCCTGGTGATGATGGCCCTCGCGTTCTTCGTCGTCGATCTCGTCACGCCGGGCAAGCTCGGCGCGACCCTCGTCGACCCCGAGCCGCACCCCGCGGTATGGGTGACGGCCTCCTGCAACCTCGCGGTGGCAGCCGTCATTTCGGCCTCCATCGCCTGA
- a CDS encoding endonuclease V, translating to MDTPINEAAARAIQDELRTRVVLDEPGPPPGTGLVTGVDVAYDDERNIVAAAAVVLDAATLAVVEEATAVGPVAFPYVPGLLAFREIPTVLAALEKLSHGPGLVICDGYGQAHPRRFGLASHLGVLTGLPVIGVAKNPFTFTYEQPGNRRGDSSPLVADGGDVVGRALRTQESVKPVYVSVGHRVSLDNACAHTLHLAPGYRQPETTRRADALCRRALREATSVTLDA from the coding sequence ATGGACACCCCCATCAACGAAGCGGCGGCCCGCGCGATCCAGGACGAACTCCGCACCCGGGTGGTGCTGGACGAGCCGGGACCGCCTCCCGGGACGGGTCTCGTCACGGGTGTCGACGTGGCGTACGACGACGAGCGGAACATCGTCGCCGCAGCGGCGGTCGTCCTCGACGCGGCCACCCTGGCCGTCGTCGAGGAGGCCACGGCGGTGGGTCCGGTGGCCTTCCCGTACGTCCCCGGGCTGCTCGCCTTCCGCGAGATCCCCACGGTCCTGGCCGCCCTGGAGAAGCTCTCGCACGGTCCCGGGCTCGTGATCTGCGACGGTTACGGCCAGGCGCATCCGCGCCGCTTCGGCCTCGCAAGCCATCTGGGCGTGCTCACCGGACTGCCGGTGATCGGCGTCGCCAAGAATCCCTTCACGTTCACGTACGAGCAGCCCGGCAATCGGCGGGGTGACTCCTCGCCGCTGGTCGCCGACGGCGGTGACGTCGTCGGCCGCGCGCTGCGCACCCAGGAGTCGGTGAAGCCGGTCTACGTCTCGGTCGGCCACCGGGTGAGCCTCGACAACGCCTGCGCCCACACGCTGCATCTGGCCCCCGGCTACCGCCAGCCGGAGACCACCCGTCGCGCCGACGCGCTCTGCCGCAGGGCGCTGCGCGAGGCGACGTCGGTGACCCTCGACGCGTAG
- a CDS encoding ABC transporter ATP-binding protein, translating to MSMEVTAWTSLHSVMNAQQDKRPFSRATLRRIAAFARPHRTQLVQFLLLSVVTALLAVATPVLSGRVVDAIVKGKASGTVTALALLIAGIALAEAALGLLTRWLSSTLGEGLILDLRTAVFDHVQRMPVAFFTRTRTGALVSRLNNDVIGAQRAFSSTLSGVVGNVVTLVLTVAVMLSISWQITLLALVLLPLFVLPARRTGSRMARLQREAAGHNAAMGTQMTERFSAPGATLVKLFGRPADESAEFAARARRVRDIGVRTAMAQSVFVTALTLVSALALALVYGLGGFYALRGQLEPGAVVALALLLTRMYAPLTALAGARVEVMSALVSFERVFEILDLKPLIAQKPDARTVPEGPVAVEFDNVRFGYPAADKVSLASLEEVATLDSRGGTEVLHGVSFRAEPGQMIALVGSSGAGKSTIAQLLPRLYDTDEGAVRLGGVDVRDLTADSIRATLGMVTQDGHLFHESVRANLLLARPEASEDDIWDALRRSRLDALVTSLPDGLDTVVGERGYRLSGGERQRLTIARLLLARQRVVILDEATAHLDSTSEAAVQEALGEALEGRTAVVIAHRLSTVRAADLILVVEEGRVVERGTHTDLLAAGGRYAELYRTQFERPGRETAELTG from the coding sequence GTGAGCATGGAAGTCACCGCGTGGACATCACTGCACAGCGTGATGAACGCGCAACAGGACAAGCGGCCCTTCTCCCGCGCGACGCTGCGCCGGATCGCCGCGTTCGCCCGCCCGCACCGCACGCAGCTCGTGCAGTTCCTTCTCCTGAGCGTTGTCACCGCCCTGCTCGCCGTCGCAACTCCCGTACTGTCGGGGAGGGTTGTGGATGCGATCGTCAAGGGCAAGGCATCCGGCACGGTCACCGCCCTCGCTCTGCTGATCGCCGGGATCGCCCTCGCGGAGGCGGCGCTCGGGCTGCTGACCCGCTGGCTGTCCTCGACGCTCGGCGAGGGACTGATCCTCGATCTGCGGACCGCGGTCTTCGACCACGTGCAGCGCATGCCGGTCGCATTCTTCACCCGGACCCGCACCGGGGCGCTCGTGAGCCGGCTCAACAATGATGTGATCGGGGCCCAACGCGCCTTCAGCAGCACGCTGTCGGGGGTCGTGGGCAATGTCGTCACGCTCGTCCTGACGGTCGCCGTGATGCTCTCCATCTCCTGGCAGATCACCCTGCTCGCGCTGGTTCTGCTGCCGCTCTTCGTGCTCCCTGCCCGCCGCACCGGCTCCCGCATGGCCCGCCTCCAGCGCGAGGCCGCAGGTCACAACGCGGCCATGGGCACACAGATGACGGAGCGGTTCTCGGCCCCCGGCGCGACCCTGGTGAAGCTCTTCGGCCGGCCCGCGGACGAGTCCGCCGAGTTCGCCGCCCGCGCCCGCAGAGTCCGCGACATCGGGGTCCGTACGGCCATGGCGCAGTCCGTGTTCGTCACCGCGCTCACCCTCGTCTCCGCCCTGGCGCTCGCCCTGGTCTACGGGCTGGGCGGTTTCTACGCGCTGCGCGGCCAGTTGGAACCCGGCGCCGTCGTCGCACTGGCCCTGCTGCTGACCCGGATGTACGCCCCGCTCACCGCACTGGCCGGCGCCCGCGTCGAGGTCATGAGCGCACTCGTCAGCTTCGAGCGGGTCTTCGAGATCCTCGACCTCAAGCCGCTGATCGCCCAGAAGCCGGACGCGCGCACGGTCCCCGAGGGGCCCGTCGCCGTGGAGTTCGACAACGTCCGCTTCGGCTACCCGGCCGCCGACAAGGTCTCCCTCGCCTCCCTCGAAGAAGTCGCCACGCTCGACTCCCGGGGCGGCACGGAAGTCCTCCACGGAGTCTCCTTCCGCGCCGAACCCGGCCAGATGATCGCCCTCGTCGGCTCCTCGGGCGCGGGCAAGTCGACCATCGCCCAACTGCTGCCCCGCCTCTACGACACCGACGAGGGCGCCGTACGGCTGGGAGGTGTCGACGTACGCGACCTCACCGCCGACTCCATCCGCGCCACCCTCGGCATGGTCACCCAGGACGGCCACCTCTTCCACGAGTCGGTACGCGCGAACCTGCTGCTCGCCCGGCCGGAGGCGAGCGAGGACGACATCTGGGACGCCCTGCGCCGCTCGCGCCTCGACGCTCTCGTCACCTCGCTGCCCGACGGCCTCGACACCGTCGTCGGCGAACGCGGCTACCGGCTCTCCGGCGGCGAGCGCCAGCGCCTGACCATCGCCCGCCTCCTCCTCGCCCGCCAGCGCGTCGTCATCCTCGACGAGGCCACGGCACACCTGGACTCGACGTCCGAGGCGGCCGTGCAGGAAGCGCTGGGGGAGGCCCTGGAGGGCCGGACCGCGGTCGTCATCGCCCACCGGCTCTCGACCGTACGGGCCGCCGACCTGATCCTCGTCGTCGAGGAAGGCCGGGTCGTGGAGCGCGGCACCCACACCGACCTCCTCGCCGCGGGCGGCAGGTACGCGGAGCTGTACCGGACCCAGTTCGAGCGCCCGGGCAGGGAGACCGCGGAGCTGACGGGATGA
- a CDS encoding nucleotidyltransferase domain-containing protein gives MNPSDAARAVVAERHPEARAAFLGGSVLTARRTAHSDLDIVVLLPDGDPRVYRDSFRHEPWPVEMFVHTEASWHGYVDRELAQRRSPLLFMCAEGELLLDRDGSGALLAAEAARLVAAGPPPVTAEELEAERYRLTDLLDDLAGCTDPGERLCVATDIARETGRLLLLTHGAWLGGGKWLARRTDAVRPGFSGQLAQAVGEALGGRTDALVALADEVLAPAGGRFWAGFRRGGRA, from the coding sequence ATGAACCCCAGTGATGCAGCACGCGCCGTCGTCGCCGAACGCCATCCCGAGGCCCGTGCGGCCTTCCTCGGGGGGAGCGTGCTGACCGCGCGGCGCACGGCCCATTCGGACCTGGACATCGTGGTGCTGCTGCCGGACGGCGATCCGCGCGTGTACCGCGACAGCTTCCGCCACGAGCCCTGGCCGGTGGAGATGTTCGTCCACACCGAGGCCAGCTGGCACGGTTACGTGGACCGCGAACTGGCCCAGCGCCGTTCGCCGTTGCTCTTCATGTGCGCCGAGGGCGAACTGCTCCTGGACCGCGACGGGAGCGGTGCGCTCCTGGCGGCGGAGGCGGCGCGCCTCGTGGCGGCGGGCCCGCCACCGGTGACGGCGGAGGAACTGGAGGCCGAGCGCTACCGGCTGACCGACCTCCTCGACGACCTCGCGGGCTGCACCGACCCCGGCGAACGCCTCTGCGTCGCCACCGACATCGCGCGCGAAACCGGTCGGCTTCTGCTGCTGACACACGGCGCCTGGCTGGGCGGCGGCAAGTGGCTCGCCCGGCGTACGGACGCCGTACGCCCCGGATTCTCGGGGCAGTTGGCGCAGGCGGTGGGCGAGGCGCTCGGCGGCCGTACGGACGCGCTGGTCGCGCTCGCCGACGAGGTGCTCGCCCCGGCCGGCGGGCGGTTCTGGGCGGGCTTCCGCCGCGGCGGACGCGCGTGA
- a CDS encoding nucleotide triphosphate diphosphatase NUDT15, translating into MTAERAERRFPLPNSLTGVGLIVTRDDGRILLGLGHDGRWELPGGKVDPGEGFEEAAVRELAEETGLRADAADVEVLAVLLSNLNGVTLVTAAARTAAARGSARVTEPDKIERWEWFARDEIPAELFGPSAAVLRCLGPEPDAHPGPGKHRYRVTSPPPRP; encoded by the coding sequence GTGACCGCCGAGCGCGCCGAGCGGCGCTTTCCCCTGCCGAACAGCCTCACCGGCGTCGGGCTGATCGTCACCCGCGACGACGGCCGGATCCTGCTGGGCCTCGGCCACGACGGGCGCTGGGAGCTCCCCGGCGGCAAGGTCGATCCGGGCGAGGGCTTCGAGGAGGCGGCCGTACGGGAGCTCGCCGAGGAGACCGGACTGCGGGCCGACGCCGCCGACGTCGAGGTCCTCGCCGTACTCCTCAGCAACCTCAACGGGGTGACCCTGGTGACCGCGGCCGCCCGGACCGCCGCCGCCCGCGGGAGCGCCCGCGTCACGGAGCCGGACAAGATCGAGCGCTGGGAATGGTTCGCACGGGACGAGATCCCGGCCGAGCTCTTCGGGCCGTCCGCGGCGGTCCTGCGTTGCCTCGGGCCGGAGCCCGACGCGCACCCCGGCCCCGGAAAACACCGCTATCGCGTCACGAGCCCGCCGCCGCGTCCCTGA
- a CDS encoding alpha/beta fold hydrolase — MTSVHTLEASGVRLHYEIRGKGPLLLVMGAPMGAGAFAPLADALAGDHTVVTHDPRGISGSVLDDPEQDSTPELRADDAAALLDALGAESADVFGSSGGAVTGLALVARHPGRVRTLVAHEPPLLELLPDAAEQRAKVEDLVATFHREGLEAAWKKFMAGAGFDDGDDGAPAAAPQEPSLQDLANSARFFGHELRATSLYRADIDALKSGPTRVEVGIGADSGGLETVRTSTALADLLGRPPVEFPGDHGGFIGHPAEFAEVLRKTLSGA; from the coding sequence ATGACTTCCGTCCACACCCTCGAGGCCTCCGGCGTCCGCCTGCACTACGAGATCCGCGGCAAGGGTCCGCTCCTGCTCGTCATGGGAGCGCCGATGGGCGCCGGTGCCTTCGCGCCGCTGGCCGATGCGCTGGCCGGAGACCACACGGTCGTCACGCACGACCCGCGCGGCATCTCGGGCAGCGTCCTCGACGACCCGGAGCAGGACTCGACACCCGAGCTGCGCGCGGACGACGCGGCCGCGCTCCTGGACGCGCTCGGCGCCGAGTCCGCGGACGTGTTCGGCAGCAGCGGCGGCGCGGTGACGGGGCTCGCACTGGTCGCCCGGCACCCCGGCCGGGTCCGTACCCTCGTCGCACACGAGCCGCCGCTGCTGGAGCTGCTGCCCGACGCGGCCGAGCAGCGCGCCAAGGTCGAGGACCTGGTCGCCACCTTCCACCGCGAGGGGCTGGAAGCGGCATGGAAGAAGTTCATGGCGGGCGCGGGATTCGACGACGGCGACGACGGCGCCCCCGCGGCGGCGCCGCAGGAGCCCTCGCTCCAGGACCTCGCCAACAGCGCCCGGTTCTTCGGCCACGAGCTGCGCGCCACCAGCCTCTACCGGGCCGACATCGACGCGCTGAAGTCCGGTCCCACCCGTGTCGAGGTCGGGATCGGAGCCGACTCGGGCGGCCTGGAGACGGTCCGTACGTCCACGGCACTCGCCGACCTCCTCGGCCGCCCGCCGGTCGAGTTCCCCGGCGACCACGGAGGGTTCATCGGTCACCCGGCGGAGTTCGCCGAGGTGCTGCGGAAGACACTGTCCGGGGCCTGA
- a CDS encoding nitroreductase family deazaflavin-dependent oxidoreductase, with amino-acid sequence MPLEGEYAPSPTAWVREQVERIEKSGGTEGMTMRGMSVILLTTRGAKTGKLRKSPLMRVEHEGAYAAVASLGGAPKHPVWYHNVVADPRVELQDGTEHQDMTAREVTGEEKAVWWERAVAAFPNYADYQEKTDRQIPVFVLEPAEHPHS; translated from the coding sequence ATGCCTCTCGAGGGCGAGTACGCACCGAGCCCGACCGCGTGGGTACGCGAGCAGGTCGAGCGGATCGAGAAGTCCGGCGGCACCGAGGGCATGACCATGCGCGGCATGTCCGTGATCCTGCTGACCACCCGCGGCGCGAAGACCGGCAAGCTCCGCAAGTCGCCCCTGATGCGCGTCGAGCACGAGGGTGCGTACGCCGCGGTGGCCTCGCTGGGCGGCGCACCCAAGCATCCCGTCTGGTACCACAACGTCGTGGCCGACCCCCGCGTCGAGCTCCAGGACGGCACCGAGCACCAGGACATGACGGCCCGTGAGGTCACCGGCGAGGAGAAGGCCGTGTGGTGGGAGCGTGCCGTAGCGGCGTTCCCCAACTACGCCGACTACCAGGAGAAGACGGACCGGCAGATCCCCGTCTTCGTACTCGAACCTGCGGAGCACCCGCACTCGTAA
- a CDS encoding VOC family protein, with amino-acid sequence MQKITTHLWFDNQAEEAANFYVSVFKNSRIVEVINYGEGEPGKPGGSVTVVTFELDGQQYFALNAGPMFHFSEAISLYVDCDSQEEVDELWSKLTADGGEESQCGWLKDKYGLSWQIIPRELTDLMKDPDGAKAGRVMAAMMGMQKIDVQALRDAAAGS; translated from the coding sequence ATGCAGAAGATCACGACGCACCTGTGGTTCGACAACCAGGCCGAGGAAGCAGCGAACTTCTACGTCTCCGTCTTCAAGAACTCCCGCATCGTCGAGGTGATCAACTACGGCGAGGGCGAGCCCGGCAAGCCGGGCGGTTCCGTCACCGTGGTCACCTTCGAGCTCGACGGGCAGCAGTACTTCGCCCTCAACGCCGGCCCCATGTTCCACTTCTCCGAGGCCATCTCGCTGTATGTCGACTGCGATTCCCAGGAGGAGGTCGACGAGCTGTGGTCCAAGCTGACCGCCGACGGCGGCGAGGAGAGCCAGTGCGGCTGGCTCAAGGACAAGTACGGGCTGTCCTGGCAGATCATCCCCAGGGAGCTGACCGACCTGATGAAGGACCCGGACGGCGCGAAGGCCGGCCGGGTCATGGCGGCCATGATGGGCATGCAGAAGATCGACGTACAGGCGCTCAGGGACGCGGCGGCGGGCTCGTGA
- a CDS encoding DMT family transporter, translated as MNGTRRTAIPAMAVSLVALLAGTWLLSGALVAGTAPLGVAAGRTAVCCLALTAVAASTASGRADLRRAAARPGTVWLLGLLGFAGYAAGTLLAIPRIGTSLTNLVVALMPCFSMVIGGLFFGERSGVRKVSGAALAAAAGAGYAALGAEAGDFDPMGLLLAAAATAGFAVYGFLYRARLSGLPPLAVLPVLLGAASAVLVPMALPALLSDPPSAAQGWGIVLLGAVVYAPAYLVQHRLILLTGPVFTAAVQLAVPFTVRLGDWALGTAPAPSSAEVALLAVCCGGIALVTLPARRAGNPVRAQDGLAENR; from the coding sequence GTGAACGGCACACGCCGCACGGCAATCCCCGCGATGGCCGTGTCCCTGGTGGCCCTGCTGGCGGGCACATGGCTGCTGTCGGGCGCGCTGGTCGCGGGCACCGCACCCCTCGGGGTCGCGGCGGGCCGTACCGCGGTCTGCTGTCTGGCGCTCACGGCCGTCGCGGCCTCGACCGCGTCCGGCCGCGCGGATCTCCGCCGGGCCGCGGCCCGCCCCGGCACGGTGTGGCTCCTGGGGCTGCTCGGCTTCGCCGGGTACGCGGCGGGCACCCTGCTCGCGATCCCGCGCATCGGCACCTCGCTCACCAATCTCGTGGTGGCGCTGATGCCGTGCTTCTCGATGGTGATCGGCGGGCTCTTCTTCGGCGAGCGCTCCGGCGTCCGGAAGGTGAGCGGGGCCGCGCTGGCCGCCGCCGCGGGCGCCGGATATGCGGCGCTCGGCGCGGAGGCGGGCGACTTCGACCCGATGGGACTGCTCCTGGCGGCTGCTGCAACCGCCGGGTTCGCCGTCTACGGCTTCCTCTACCGGGCCAGGCTCTCCGGACTGCCGCCGCTCGCCGTCCTGCCCGTACTGCTCGGCGCGGCGAGTGCGGTGCTGGTGCCGATGGCGCTGCCCGCGCTCCTGTCGGATCCGCCGTCCGCGGCGCAGGGCTGGGGCATCGTCCTGCTCGGCGCGGTGGTCTATGCCCCGGCCTATCTCGTCCAGCACCGGTTGATCCTGCTGACAGGCCCCGTCTTCACGGCAGCGGTGCAGCTGGCCGTCCCCTTCACCGTACGGCTGGGCGACTGGGCGCTGGGCACGGCTCCCGCGCCGTCGTCCGCCGAGGTGGCGCTGCTCGCGGTGTGCTGCGGCGGCATCGCACTGGTGACGCTCCCGGCCCGTCGTGCGGGGAATCCCGTACGGGCCCAGGATGGTCTTGCCGAAAACCGATGA